One Setaria viridis chromosome 5, Setaria_viridis_v4.0, whole genome shotgun sequence genomic region harbors:
- the LOC117855425 gene encoding uncharacterized protein isoform X1, whose translation MDANFGPQERILWPASVLAGIVICGAVYEMTRKVSSRCFKGYSRLSHMQKVEWNNRGFSTFHALVAAAISFYLVMVSDLFNEDVNNGIIIDRKSWLSDAMFGVSIGYFLTDLTMILWSGVIFSTLMFQLLHHGLSMYAIGLALLSGKAHMYILMVLFTEVTTPFVNLRWYLDVAGQKTCNLYLYNGVALFVGWLVARIILFVYLFTHMYLHYDQARSIFTLGFYSLVAVPSTVSVMNVFWFWKILKGMVKTLSRRRKHSENGKTD comes from the exons ATGGACGCGAATTTCGGTCCACAGGAGCGGATTCTGTGGCCGGCGTCGGTTCTTGCCGGCATCGTCATATGCGGCGCT GTATATGAGATGACCCGCAAGGTTAGCTCTCGGTGCTTCAAAGGTTACAGTAGGTTAAGTCACATGCAAAAGGTTGAGTGGAACAATAG GGGTTTCTCTACGTTCCATGCATTGGTTGCTGCTGCCATTTCTTTTTACTTGGTCATGGTCTCTGATCTCTTTAATGAAGATGTCAATAATGGCATAATAATTGATAGAAAATCATGGTTATCTGATGCCATGTTTGGG GTCTCAATTGGTTACTTTTTGACAGACTTGACGATGATCCTATG GTCAGGAGTTATTTTTTCAACATTGATGTTTCAGCTCTTGCATCATGGACTTTCCATGTATGCAATTGGTCTTGCTTTGTTGAGTGGCAAAGCACACATGTACATACTCATGGTCCTCTTCACCGAAGTCACCACTCCATTTGTGAATCTCAGATG GTATCTGGATGTTGCTGGCCAGAAGACTTGTAACCTTTACTTATACAATGGCGTGGCTCTATTTGTTGGATGGCTG GTTGCTCGGATAATATTATTCGTGTATCTGTTCACCCATATGTATTTGCACTACGATCAG GCGAGATCCATCTTCACCTTAGGATTCTACAGCTTGGTGGCAGTGCCATCGACGGTATCAGTGATGAACGTGTTTTGGTTCTGGAAGATACTCAAGGGAatggtgaaaaccctgtccaggAGGAGGAAGCACAGTGAAAACGGGAAAACAGATTAG
- the LOC117858899 gene encoding calcium uniporter protein 6, mitochondrial: MSMWRVSRSLLRAASASAAGRGAAAGAPRRWAPPPPCALERCWPRRGFASLPGAAAAAEEAAPRRDGEEEVTAAEARRLMRLANVEALKRRLGDGEVIPYADLLRACQDAGAARTRAEAAALAGALDEAGVVLLFRDRVYLQPDKIVDLVRKAMPLALTPENDPGKEELKQLQAQLEDINKLAHKQVRRILWSGLGFLITQVGLFFRLTFWEFSWDVMEPITFFTTTTGLVVGYAYFLITSRDPTYRDFMERMFESRQKKLIQRQNFNLDRYLELQRRCKDPLEKVCGTSNPDMAHLHELSIHK, translated from the exons ATGTCAATGTGGCGCGTGTCCCgctccctcctccgcgccgcctccgcctcggcggcCGGGCGCGGGGCCGCTGCCGGCGCTCCCCGCCGgtgggccccgccgccgccgtgcgcgctcGAGCGCTGCTGGCCCCGCCGCGGCTTCGCGTCACTCccgggggccgcggcggcggcggaggaggcggcgccgaggagggacggggaggaggaggtgacggcggcggaggcgcggaggcTGATGCGGCTGGCCAACGTCGAGGCGCTCAAGCGGCGGCTCGGGGACGGGGAGGTGATCCCGTACGCGGACCTGCTGCGCGCGTGCCAGGACGCCGGCGCGGCCAGGACgcgcgccgaggccgccgcgctcgcgggCGCGCTCGACGAGGCCGGCGTCGTGCTGCTCTTCCGCGACAGGGTCTACCTCCAGCCCGACAAG ATTGTGGATCTTGTAAGGAAAGCTATGCCCCTTGCACTGACACCTGAGAATGATCCGGGGAAGGAAGAGCTCAAACAGCTCCAGGCTCAACTTGAAGACATCAACAAGCTCGCGCACAAGCAAGTCCGGCGCATCCTCTGGTCTGGCCTGGGTTTCCTGATCACCCAGGTCGGCCTCTTCTTCAGGCTCACGTTCTGGGAGTTCTCCTGGGACGTCATGGAGCCCATCACGTTCTTCACGACCACGACGGGCCTGGTTGTGGGGTATGCCTACTTCCTCATCACGTCAAGGGACCCGACCTACCGTGACTTCATGGAGAGGATGTTCGAGTCTCGGCAGAAGAAGCTGATCCAGAGGCAGAACTTCAACCTTGACAGGTACCTGGAACTCCAGAGGCGCTGCAAGGATCCCCTAGAGAAGGTGTGCGGCACGTCCAACCCTGACATGGCTCATCTCCATGAGCTATCCATCCACAAATGA
- the LOC117857118 gene encoding 2,3-bisphosphoglycerate-independent phosphoglycerate mutase — protein MASSGISWTLPDHPKLPKGKPVAVVVLDGWGEADADQYNCIHVAQTPVMDSLKNGAPEKWRLVKAHGTAVGLPSDDDMGNSEVGHNALGAGRIFAQGAKLVDKALASGKIYEGDGFNYIKESFENGTLHLIGLLSDGGVHSRLDQLQLLLKGASERGAKRIRVHILTDGRDVLDGSSVGFVETLENDLSQLRGKGIDAQIASGGGRMYVTMDRYENDWTVVKRGWDAQVLGEAPYKFKSALEAVKTLRAEPKANDQYLPPFVIVDDSGKAVGPVLDGDAVVTINFRADRMVMLAKALEYADFDKFDRVRVPKIRYAGMLQYDGELKLPNRYLVSPPEIERTSGEYLVKNGIRTFACRQTVKFGHVTFFWNGNRSGYFDETKEEYVEIPSDSGITFNVAPKMKALEIAEKARDALLSGKFDQVRVNLPNGDMVGHTGDIEATVVACKAADEAVKMILDAVEQVGGIYLVTADHGNAEDMVKRNKAGKPLLDKSGGIQILTSHTLQPVPVAIGGPGLHPGVKFRTDIQTPGLANVAATVMNLHGFEAPADYETTLIEVADN, from the exons ATGGCGAGCTCAGGAATTTCGTGGACGCTGCCGGACCACCCGAAGCTCCCCAAGGGGAAGCCTGTAGCCGTCGTCGTGCTGGATGGATGGGGCGAGGCCGACGCCGACCAGTACAATTGCATCCATGTCGCTCAGACGCCCGTCATGGATTCGCTCAAGAAT GGTGCTCCAGAGAAGTGGAGGCTAGTGAAGGCTCATGGAACCGCTGTGGGTCTCccatctgatgatgacatgggcAACAGTGAAGTTGGCCACAATGCTCTTGGAGCTGGTCGCATTTTCGCCCAAGG CGCTAAGCTTGTAGACAAAGCTCTTGCCTCTGGAAAAATTTATGAAGGAGATGGTTTCAACTACATCAAAGAATCTTTTGAAAATGGTACCCTTCACCTTATTGGGCTGTTGAGTGATGGTGGTGTCCACTCCCGTCTTGACCAACTGCAG TTACTTCTAAAAGGTGCCAGTGAGAGGGGAGCAAAAAGAATTCGTGTTCACATTCTTACCGATGGGCGTGATGTTTTGGATGGCAGCAGTGTTGGTTTTGTAGAGACCCTAGAGAATGATCTTTCACAGCTTCGAGGGAAGGGTATCGATGCCCAGATTGCATCTGGTGGTGGACGGATGTATGTTACCATGGACCGCTATGAG AATGACTGGACTGTGGTTAAACGTGGGTGGGATGCCCAGGTGCTTGGAGAAGCACCCTACAAATTCAAAAGTGCACTTGAAGCAGTGAAAACACTGAGGGCAGAGCCTAAAGCTAATGATCAGTATTTGCCCCCATTTGTGATAGTTGATGACAGCGGCAAAGCTGTTGGGCCTGTATTGGATGGTGATGCAGTTGTCACTATCAACTTCCGTGCTGATCGCATGGTTATGCTTGCAAAAGCACTTGAGTATGCAGATTTTGACAAATTTGATCGTGTCCGTGTCCCAAAAATCCGGTATGCTGGGATGCTTCAGTATGATGGTGAGTTGAAGCTTCCAAACCGTTACCTTGTTTCTCCACCAGAGATAGAGAGGACATCTGGTGAATACTTGGTGAAGAATGGTATCCGCAcctttgcttgcaggcaa ACAGTGAAGTTCGGTCATGTCACATTTTTCTGGAACGGTAACCGTTCAGGATACTTTGATGAAACTAAGGAAGAGTATGTAGAAATTCCTAGTGACAGCGGTATTACATTCAATGTTGCACCCAAGATGAAGGCGCTTGAAATCGCAGAGAAAGCCAGGGATGCTCTCCTTAGTGGAAAGTTTGACCAG GTACGTGTCAACCTGCCAAATGGTGACATGGTGGGTCACACTGGTGATATTGAGGCCACTGTTGTTGCTTGCAAGGCAGCTGATGAAGCTGTTAAG ATGATTTTGGATGCTGTGGAGCAAGTTGGTGGTATTTACCTTGTCACTGCTGATCATGGAAATGCAGAGGACATGGTGAAAAGGAACAAAGCTGGCAAGCCGCTGCTCGACAAGAGTGGTGGTATCCAAATTCTCACCTCACACACCCTTCAGCCG GTCCCTGTCGCCATTGGAGGTCCTGGTCTGCACCCTGGAGTGAAGTTCCGGACTGACATCCAGACCCCTGGGCTTGCTAACGTTGCCGCCACTGTGATGAACCTCCATGGCTTTGAGGCCCCTGCTGACTACGAGACAACCCTCATTGAAGTTGCTGACAACTAA
- the LOC117855400 gene encoding protein LURP-one-related 8, giving the protein MAKVHPNVLPSPAERAAAAGEEEPTSLTVWRKSLLFNCRGFTVFDAKGDLAYRVDSYDDAEAEVVLMDPAGRPAFTVRRKRLSLSGEQWLIFAGEEARRPVYAVKRGGGGKSMARVAPQCAAGAPFEVEGSYGRRRCVVYDGERRAVAEVQPKEAVGTDVFRLVVQPGVDVSLAMAVVVALDQMFGRPSLLRSWSS; this is encoded by the coding sequence ATGGCGAAGGTCCACCCCAACGtgctgccgtcgccggccgagagagccgcggcggcgggcgaggaggagccgACGTCGCTGACGGTGTGGCGCAAGTCGCTGCTGTTCAACTGCAGGGGGTTCACGGTGTTCGACGCCAAGGGCGACCTCGCCTACCGCGTCGACAGCTACGacgacgccgaggccgaggtcGTGCTCATggaccccgccggccgcccggcctTCACCGTGCGCCGCAAGCGCCTCAGCCTGTCTGGCGAGCAGTGGCTCATCTTCGCgggcgaggaggcgcggcggcccgTGTACGCCGtcaagcgcggcggcggcggcaagtccATGGCGCGCGTGGCGCCGCAGTGCGCCGCCGGGGCGCCCTTCGAGGTGGAGGGGTCctacgggcggcggcgctgcgtggTGTACGACGGCGAGCGCCGGGCCGTCGCCGAGGTGCAGCCCAAGGAGGCCGTCGGCACGGACGTGTTCCGGCTGGTGGTGCAGCCTGGCGTCGACGTGTCGCTCGCcatggccgtggtggtggcgctcGACCAGATGTTTGGGAGGCCGTCGCTCCTCAGGAGCTGGTCCTCGTAG
- the LOC117855425 gene encoding uncharacterized protein isoform X2: protein MDANFGPQERILWPASVLAGIVICGAVYEMTRKVSSRCFKGYSRLSHMQKVEWNNRGFSTFHALVAAAISFYLVMVSDLFNEDVNNGIIIDRKSWLSDAMFGVSIGYFLTDLTMILWYFPSLGGKEYLLHHGLSMYAIGLALLSGKAHMYILMVLFTEVTTPFVNLRWYLDVAGQKTCNLYLYNGVALFVGWLVARIILFVYLFTHMYLHYDQARSIFTLGFYSLVAVPSTVSVMNVFWFWKILKGMVKTLSRRRKHSENGKTD from the exons ATGGACGCGAATTTCGGTCCACAGGAGCGGATTCTGTGGCCGGCGTCGGTTCTTGCCGGCATCGTCATATGCGGCGCT GTATATGAGATGACCCGCAAGGTTAGCTCTCGGTGCTTCAAAGGTTACAGTAGGTTAAGTCACATGCAAAAGGTTGAGTGGAACAATAG GGGTTTCTCTACGTTCCATGCATTGGTTGCTGCTGCCATTTCTTTTTACTTGGTCATGGTCTCTGATCTCTTTAATGAAGATGTCAATAATGGCATAATAATTGATAGAAAATCATGGTTATCTGATGCCATGTTTGGG GTCTCAATTGGTTACTTTTTGACAGACTTGACGATGATCCTATGGTATTTTCCTTCTTTAGGTGGAAAGGAGTAT CTCTTGCATCATGGACTTTCCATGTATGCAATTGGTCTTGCTTTGTTGAGTGGCAAAGCACACATGTACATACTCATGGTCCTCTTCACCGAAGTCACCACTCCATTTGTGAATCTCAGATG GTATCTGGATGTTGCTGGCCAGAAGACTTGTAACCTTTACTTATACAATGGCGTGGCTCTATTTGTTGGATGGCTG GTTGCTCGGATAATATTATTCGTGTATCTGTTCACCCATATGTATTTGCACTACGATCAG GCGAGATCCATCTTCACCTTAGGATTCTACAGCTTGGTGGCAGTGCCATCGACGGTATCAGTGATGAACGTGTTTTGGTTCTGGAAGATACTCAAGGGAatggtgaaaaccctgtccaggAGGAGGAAGCACAGTGAAAACGGGAAAACAGATTAG
- the LOC117856526 gene encoding cation/H(+) antiporter 15 yields the protein MDAMPISDGLPTNVTAQIRNVTQPKASSNVVCYSPMMITTNGIWQGFNPLEFSLPLFILQTAIIVVTTRVLVLVLRPFRQPRVIAEILAGVLLGPSVMGQIETWATMVFPQRSLLTLETVAHLGLLYFLFLVGLEMDIDVIRRSGKKALFVAIAGMALPFCMGIATSFIFRHQVSRNVHQTSFLLFLGVALSVTAFPVLARILAETKLLGTELGRIAMSAAIVNDMCAWILLALAIAISEVNSAALSSLWVLLCGVLFVLFCFYAVRPGMWWLIRRTPEGEAVSDMQVSLILTGVMLAGVCTDAIGIHSVFGAFVYGLVIPTGPLGVVLIEKIEDFVTGLLLPLFFAISGLRTNVRKIGDPITVGLLVLVFVMASFAKIMGTIIIAALYTMPFREGIALGFLMNTRGLVEMIVLNIGRDKEVLDDESFAVMVLVSVAMTTLVTPVVTGVYRPSRRLVGYKRRNLQRIRHDSELRMLACVHTTRNVPSVLSLLELSNPNKRSPIFIYALHLVELTGRASNMLAAAAASASKQSRSGTGSSLPPVTEHIFNAFENYERHTGGVSIQTLAAVSPYQTMHEDVAVLAEDKHVSLIVVPFHKQQTVDGGMEPINAHVRGFNESLLSTSPCSVAILVDRGLSAAAARMATEHHVALFFFGGPDDREALAYAWRMVEHPGVTLTIVRFLPPDYRTPSVSGSSYRPSPADADSRHITISTEGKSELEMDEDYLNEFRTRNHGNEAISYSTKIVANSEETVAAIRSMDNNLHELYIVGRRPGQAGSPMTAALEDWMENPELGPIGDMLVSSDFSMAVSLLVVQQYVVAGAPAPVPAPAASSDPVRQYLSNANQRPAAAASAAYRTSAASAANSRWSGSAGTVGF from the exons ATGGACGCCATGCCGATCTCCGACGGTCTTCCGACGAACGTCACGGCGCAGATCCGCAACGTGACGCAGCCGAAGGCGTCGAGCAACGTGGTGTGCTACTCGCCGATGATGATCACCACCAACGGCATCTGGCAGGGGTTCAACCCACTCGAGTTCTCGCTCCCGCTCTTCATCCTCCAGACGGCCATCATCGTCGTCACCACgcgcgtcctcgtcctcgtcctcaggcCCTTCCGCCAGCCCCGCGTCATCGCTGAGATCCTC GCCGGCGTGCTTCTGGGCCCATCAGTGATGGGGCAGATCGAGACGTGGGCGACCATGGTGTTCCCGCAGCGCAGCCTGCTGACGCTGGAGACGGTGGCGCACCTGGGCCTGCTCTACTTCCTCTTCCTGGTCGGCCTGGAGATGGACATTGACGTGATCCGGCGCTCCGGGAAGAAGGCGCTGTTCGTCGCCATCGCGGGGATGGCGCTGCCGTTCTGCATGGGCATCGCCACGTCCTTCATCTTCCGGCACCAGGTGTCCCGGAACGTGCACCAGACCTCCTTCCTGCTCTTCCTCGGCGTCGCGCTCTCCGTAACGGCGTTCCCCGTGCTTGCCCGCATCCTCGCCGAGACCAAGCTGCTCGGCACCGAGCTCGGCCGGATCGCCATGTCCGCCGCCATCGTCAACGACATGTGCGCGTGGATCCTGCTCGCGCTCGCCATCGCCATCTCGGAGGTGAACAGCGCCGCGCTCTCCTCCCTGTGGGTGCTCCTCTGCGGGGTGCTCTTCGTGCTCTTCTGCTTCTACGCCGTGCGCCCCGGCATGTGGTGGCTCATCCGCCGCACACCAGAGGGCGAGGCCGTCAGCGACATGCAGGTCTCCCTCATCCTCACCGGCGTCATGCTCGCCGGCGTCTGCACCGACGCCATCGGCATACACTCCGTCTTCGGCGCCTTCGTCTACGGGCTGGTCATCCCCACCGGCccgctcggcgtggtgctcatcGAGAAGATCGAGGACTTCGTCACCGGCCTGCTCCTGCCGCTCTTCTTCGCCATCAGCGGCCTGCGCACCAACGTCAGGAAGATAGGCGACCCCATCACCGTCGGCCTGCTCGTGCTCGTCTTCGTCATGGCCAGCTTCGCCAAGATCATGGGCACCATCATCATCGCCGCGCTCTACACCATGCCGTTCCGCGAGGGCATCGCCCTCGGCTTCCTCATGAACACCAGGGGGCTCGTGGAGATGATCGTGCTCAACATTGGAAGAGACAAAGAG GTGCTGGATGACGAGTCGTTTGCAGTGATGGTGCTGGTGTCGGTGGCGATGACGACGCTGGTGACGCCGGTGGTGACGGGCGTGTACCGGCCGTCGAGGCGCCTCGTCGGATACAAGCGGCGGAACCTTCAGCGCATCAGGCACGACAGCGAGCTCCGGATGCTGGCCTGCGTGCACACCACCCGCAACGTGCCGTCCGTGCTCTCTCTGCTGGAGCTCTCGAACCCGAACAAGCGCTCCCCGATCTTCATCTACGCGCTCCACCTCGTGGAGCTCACGGGCCGCGCCTCCAACATGcttgccgccgcggcggcctccgcgtCCAAGCAGAGCCGGAGCGGCACGGGTTCCTCCCTGCCGCCCGTGACGGAGCACATATTCAACGCCTTCGAGAACTACGAGAGACACACAG GAGGTGTGTCCATCCAGACGCTCGCGGCGGTGTCGCCGTACCAGACGATGCACGAGGACGTGGCCGTGCTCGCCGAGGACAAGCACGTGTCGCTCATCGTGGTCCCGTTCCACAAGCAGCAGACTGTGGACGGCGGCATGGAGCCGATCAACGCGCACGTCCGCGGCTTCAACGAAAgcctcctctccacctcccCGTGCTCCGTCGCCATCCTCGTCGACCGCGGcctcagcgccgccgcggcgcggatgGCCACCGAGCACCACGTCGCGCTCTTCTTCTTCGGCGGGCCCGACGACCGCGAGGCGCTCGCCTACGCGTGGAGGATGGTCGAGCACCCAGGCGTCACCCTCACCATCGTGCGGTTCCTCCCTCCCGACTACAGGACGCCCTCCGTCTCCGGCTCGTCCTaccgcccgtcgccggccgaCGCGGACTCGCGCCACATCACCATCAGCACGGAGGGCAAGAGCGAGCTGGAAATGGACGAGGACTACCTCAACGAGTTCCGGACGCGCAACCACGGCAACGAGGCCATCTCCTACTCCACCAAGATAGTGGCCAACAGCGAGGAGACCGTGGCCGCCATCCGGAGCATGGACAACAACCTTCACGAGCTCTACATCGTGGGCCGGCGCCCCGGCCAGGCCGGGTCGCCGATGACGGCGGCGCTCGAGGACTGGATGGAGAACCCGGAGCTGGGGCCCATCGGGGACATGCTGGTCTCGTCCGACTTCTCCATGGCGGTGTCGTTGCTGGTGGTGCAGCAGTACGTGGTGGCCGGGGCGCCCGCCCCGgtccccgcgccggcggcgagcagcgacCCGGTGCGCCAGTACCTGAGCAACGCCAaccagcggccggcggcggcggcgtccgcggcgtACCGTACGAGCGCGGCGTCGGCAGCAAATAGTAGGTGGTCTGGCTCTGCTGGCACCGTAGGCTTCTGA
- the LOC117855816 gene encoding L-ascorbate oxidase homolog, with product MSTRRRPDQTSEPHTVSSSCKNGSRRERTSGGEAARSAVAERADARGRRAGPLPLRANHRATDSARTAPSNGRRTHISRRLPAPCTHSLCPPPPPAGSTAHHHLTSRGSTHRSRRGMVWPAMTMRGASAAALLVLVALVAGARAEDPYHFFEWKVTYGTRNIMGTPQKVILINDMFPGPTINCTSNNNIIVNVFNMLDQPLLFHWHGIQQRKNSWQDGLPGTMCPIQPNTNFTYHWQPKDQIGSFYYFPSIGMQRAAGGYGLITVHSRDLIPVPFDTPADDFPVLVSDWYTKDHTVLAKNLDSGKGIGRPAGLVINGKNEKDASNPPMYNMEAGKTYRFRVCNLGIKASFNVRIQKHILKLVEMEGSHTVQNTYDSLDLHIGQCLSFLVTADQAPGDYLLVASTRFIKEVSTITAVIRYKGSNTPPPSQLPEAPSGWAWSINQWRSFRWNLTASAARPNPQGSYHYGQINITRTIKLATSKGKVDGKERYALNGVSHVDTETPLKLAEYFNATDGVFQYNIMGDVPPAAGTPIKMAPNVISAEFRTFIEVVFENPEKSIDTFHINGYAFFAAGMGPGTWSPASRKTYNLLDTVSRHTIQVYPRSWTAVMLTFDNAGMWNIRSNLWERHYLGEQLYVSVTSPARSLRDEYNMPETSLRCGKVVGLPMPPSYLPA from the exons ATGTCCACAAGACGGCGGCCAGACCAGACCAGCGAACCGCACACCGTGTCGTCATCATGCAAGAACGGGTCAAGAAGAGAAAGAACGTCCGGTGGGGAGGCAGCCagatcggcggtggcggagcgagCGGACGCGCGGGGAAGACGGGCGGGGCCTTTGCCGTTGCGGGCAAACCACCGCGCCACAGACAGCGCGCGCACCGCTCCTTCCAATGGCCGGCGGACCCATATAAGCCGTCGCCTCCCGGCTCCCTGTACCCACTCGCTCtgcccgcccccgccaccggccggatCGACAGCACACCACCACCTGACCTCCCGCGGCAGCACTCATCGATCCCGGCGAGGGATGGTGTGGCCGGCGATGACGATgcgcggcgcctccgccgccgcgctgctcgtGCTGGTGGCGCTCGTCGCCGGGGCGCGCGCGGAGGACCCCTACCACTTCTTCGAGTGGAAGGTGACGTACGGGACCAGGAACATCATGGGGACGCCGCAGAAGGTGATCCTCATCAACGACATGTTCCCGGGGCCTACCATCAACTGCACCTCCAACAACAACATCATCGTAAATGTCTTCAACATGCTCGACCAGCCGCTCCTGTTCCACTG GCACGGGATCCAGCAGAGGAAGAACTCGTGGCAGGACGGTTTGCCGGGCACCATGTGCCCGATCCAGCCCAACACCAACTTCACGTACCACTGGCAGCCCAAGGACCAGATCGGCAGCTTCTACTACTTCCCTAGCATCGGCATgcagcgcgcggcgggcgggtaCGGGCTCATCACCGTGCACAGCCGTGACCTGATTCCCGTCCCCTTCGACACCCCGGCCGACGACTTCCCGGTCCTCGTCAGCGACTGGTACACCAAGGACCACACCGTCCTGGCCAAGAACCTCGACTCCGGCAAGGGGATCGGCCGCCCCGCGGGCCTGGTCATCAACGGCAAGAACGAGAAGGACGCGTCCAACCCGCCCATGTACAACATGGAGGCCGGCAAGACCTACCGCTTCCGCGTCTGCAACCTCGGCATCAAGGCCTCCTTCAACGTGCGCATCCAGAAGCACATCCTCAAGCTCGTCGAGATGGAGGGCTCCCACACCGTGCAGAACACCTACGACTCCCTCGACCTCCACATCGGCCAGTGCCTGTCCTTCCTCGTCACCGCCGACCAGGCTCCCGGCGACTACCTCCTGGTTGCGTCCACCCGGTTCATCAAGGAGGTGAGCACCATCACCGCCGTGATCCGCTACAAGGGCTCCaacaccccgccgccgtcgcagctgCCGGAGGCCCCCAGCGGGTGGGCGTGGTCCATCAACCAGTGGAGGTCCTTCCGCTGGAACCtgacggcgagcgcggcgcggcccAACCCTCAGGGGTCGTACCACTACGGCCAGATCAACATCACCCGCACCATCAAGCTCGCCACCAGCAAGGGCAAGGTCGACGGCAAGGAGCGGTACGCGCTCAACGGCGTCTCGCACGTCGACACCGAGACCCCCCTCAAGCTCGCCGAGTACTTCAACGCCACCGACGGGGTGTTCCAGTACAACATCATGGGCGacgtgccgcccgccgcgggcACCCCCATCAAGATGGCACCCAACGTCATCAGCGCCGAGTTCCGCACCTTCATCGAGGTGGTCTTCGAGAACCCCGAGAAGAGCATCGACACCTTCCACATCAACGGCTACGCCTTCTTCGCCGCCGG CATGGGACCGGGCACATGGTCGCCGGCGTCCCGGAAGACGTACAACCTGCTGGACACGGTGAGCCGGCACACGATCCAGGTGTACCCGAGGTCGTGGACGGCGGTGATGTTGACGTTCGACAACGCGGGCATGTGGAACATCCGGTCCAACCTCTGGGAGAGGCACTACCTCGGGGAGCAGCTGTACGTGAGCGTCACCTCGCCGGCGCGGTCACTCAGGGACGAGTACAACATGCCGGAGACGAGCCTCCGCTGCGGCAAGGTCGTCGGCCTGCCCATGCCGCCGTCCTATCTCCCCGCATAG